In Lolium perenne isolate Kyuss_39 chromosome 5, Kyuss_2.0, whole genome shotgun sequence, the sequence ttcatgcttcaataatttgttttcttacaagattcgtttgcatagaaagtgggttagacttaaatgtgtttcgtatttgctttttgatgctctcttatattcaactctcatctttataagagcatcatgaaaattatcatgcctagctaaaaggctttaaagaaaagcgctcttgggagacaacccattgttttatttatgcaattttagttttatttttgaGTCAAGGTACTGCCTAATACTGTAGAAAtatctttgtatctttattttcttgcattgttgtgccaagtaaagtctttgatagaaagctgatactagatttggatttctgcgcaaaacagatttttagctgtcacgaatttgatctTTTCTCTCTGTATAAACATcttaaaattctgaaaaaattcatgagtaattctcagatatgtacgcaactttcattcaactggagcttttccatctgagcatgttaagtgcctcgaaaaaattcatctttacggactgttctgtttttgacagattctgctgtttatttcgcattgcctgtgtttgagtggatttctttgctccactaAATTtctgtagccttgggtaatgtccagaagtgttgggaatgattttgtccttgctgaacatgtgaatttttgattattcactaaccctctaatgagattgctttgagtttggtgtgaaggaaattttcaaggatcaagagaggaggatgatataatatgatcaagaagagggaaaagtctaaacttggggatgcccccgtggttcatccctgcatatttcaagaagactcaagcgtctaagcttggggatgcccaaggcatccccttcttcatcaaacttatcaggtcacctctagtgaaactatattttaattccgtcacatcttatgtgctttacttggagcgtccgtgtgcttttattctcgtttgttattttatttttctgaataaatcagatcctaacatgcttgtgtggaagagagacacgctcggctttttcatttgaacagttgtgttctttgttttatttttcatattcatggcgaaaactgaaagccgcagcacttatacttattgttatttggttggaaacataaaatgaACATAAAAtgtttcatattgtcttgaataatttgatacttggcaattgttttgagctctcaagtagatcatgtttaagctcctgcattatgtagtttaaacctattagtggagaactaccgtagagcttgttgaaatttggattgcatgattggtctctctaaggtctagatattttctggtaaaagtgtttgagcaacaaggaagatagtgtagagtcttataatgcttgcaatatgttcttatgtaagttttgctataccggtttatacttgtgtttgcttcaaacaaccttgctagccaaagccttgtactgagagggaatgcttctcgtgcatccaaaaccttgagccaaaacctatgccatttgtgtccaccataagtacctactatgtggtatttttctcgccactccaaagtaaattgcttgcgtgctacctttaaaacctttcaaaaattcattccttgtttttgcaatacatagctcatgggaaagtagcctaaaaaactattgtggtaaggaatatgtcgcttgtgtatcttagttcttataagttgcttattGAGCGGCGCTCTTTCTACTGCCTCGTCTACGTTACGTCTAGGGTTTAGGGAGGGCGACGCCGAGGCGATCGCGCGCCGCCACCTAGCCATGGACGGGAATGCTTCGGATCCCGGACGTCTACGAGTCTATGCGCGTCGGAAGGAGTCTAGGAAGGTCCAAACGCAAGGAAACCTGCAAGGAGTCCTTGATGCCCACGAAGGAAAACCAGATCGGATCGGCAGAGAGTCGGCTATAAAGCAAGCGCCACCTGATCAGGTATCAAACCACATCAAAAACCCTGACGCCCAGTTCACGATCTACGATCCGGGCGCCGATCCAATCTATACGTCTAAGCGAACCATGTCGTCGGCCGGCGGTGGGAGTGAAAAAGGGGGCTCCGGTGAGGATCCTGCCCACTCGAAGCCGCTTGTTGATGACGGGGCCGCTGCGACGCCGTTGGATCGTCAGTTGGCAGTTGTCAAGACcaaggaagaggatgaggagTACGATGGGAACTGGCATGGCATGGAGGAGGACGGACGAAACGTAGGACCTGAAGCTCGCCTTGCGGGGGAGATGGACATGGAAGATGAGGTTTGCATGGAGGAAGAACCGGAGGAGATCGGGCCTCAAAAAGCGCCAGTTCAATGGCGCCTGCTGGCACGGTACTACTCCTTGAAGGCTGCTAATTACACGGTGATTTACAACCATTATAGGGAAGTTTGGAAGATCCGTGGAAAGATGGTGTTTGCGCCAATGAAGGACAACTTATTCATCATCACTTTTAACACTGAGGGTGACTATAGGTTCGTTGCTCGGGGAGGGCCATGGATTCATCGAGGTGTGGCTTGTCTGGTTGCCCCTCTGGATGGCAGGGCCCAACCTTCGGAGGCAGTGCTGGACTCAATCCAACTCTGGGTGAAGTTCTTCGACGTGCCATGGAATAAACAGAACGAGGAGTATGGGAGACTGATTGGCTCAAAACTTGGGGAGGTGCAGGAAGTGGATGTCGATGCAGCTGGACTGGGATTCAAAGACTATCTGCGTGTGCGTATAGAATTACCACTCAACAGGCGCCTGATGGCAAGGTTCAAAACAACAATCACGGGACAGCCGAAGGCGAGAATCTATCCCATACGCTATGAGCGGGTGCCACACTTCTGTTTTCATTGCGGTCTCATTGGGCATGATAAGGACCAGTGCGAGATGAAGGATCGGGGTGTGCCGTCCTTGAACTATGATGCGACCCTCAGGTGCTCGCCGACGCGTAAGTTTATGCGCAGAACTATATCTGCTCCAGGTGGCCCTCCGGCGAAGCGTGGTCTGTTCTTCAGCACGCCCAATAGTAAGGGGAGCGCCTCATCGTTGGGTAACCCGAGTAAATCGGCGCAGATAATCACTGAGCCTGTGCTGCCCTATATCGTTGAACATCCTGAGACTGTTGACACCCATGATGGTTTCGAGGAGACTGAGAAGAGGACATCTGCAGCGGTGGAGCAGGGATTGGCGGAGACAGTAGACAAGCTGAACCTGAGGATGAGTAGGGAACAGCAGATGCCTGGGAACCAGGGAGGTACCAAGGGCCCAGTCATTCAGGAGATTGCGCCTGGGCAACAGGAACAGAAGCTGCCAGAGATGTACGTAAACCCTTTGTTCCAATCGCTGCTGAAGAAGCAACCGTTTATCCAGCCAGCTAGTAGCAGCTCGCATTCTGGTGCAAGGTCGAGTGACATGATACCACCGTTGAGAGGCTTGGATGATCTGGATTTCACTTATAGCAGTGCCTCGGATGTGTCGATGGCAAATGCAGATACAGTGCTTGGCAAGCGTGGAGTGGAGGAAAGTGAGGTGCAAGGGGAGAAGTTAGAGCTGTCCCTAGCTCTTGACTATGGAGGGCATGGCGGAGGAGTACCGAAGAAGGGCAAGACCACTGCGATGGTGAAGGAGCCGGAGCTGCAGACGCTGGGAACGCAGAAACCAGTGGCACAGAAGCACGGGAGAGTGATCCAGCTGGGGGATAAGAACAGGAAGAAGGCAGCGACCGGGCAAGGGGCTCCCGGCACACTGACGAGACCAAATGTGTGGTCTCGTCAGCAGCAATGAATTGCCTATCGTATAACTGTCGGGGAGCCGGGAATGCCCCGACAGTTAGAGAGCTGTCTACCCTTTCCCAAGTTTGGAGTCCACGTTTACTATTTTTGTGTGAAACTAGGCAAAAGAAAAATAAGATGCGTAGCATGCGTCATAGGTTAGGTTTAAAGGGTTTTGCTGGTCATAGTAGTGATGGTTTAAGTGGAGGGTTAGCTCTTTTTTGGCATGAGAGTCTGGTTGTAGAAGTTAAAGCTATAAATGAAAGAATGATTGATGTGTATGTGCGAGAGTCCCCGAATGCGCCGCAATGGCACCTTACTTGCGTCTATGGAGAACCCCGTGTCGAAAACCGTCATCTCATGTGGGATGCACTCCGTGCGATCAGAGCTGAGTCTGACCTTCCATGGCTTGTTGTTGGTGATTTTAATGAGGCCCTATGGCCCGAAGAGCACATCTCCGCCACAGCTCGCCCAGCTGGACAGATGCAAGCTTTCCGTGATGTACTTAATGATTGCCGTCTAACAGATTTGGGCTTTGCAGGGGTTCCTTATACCTTTGACAATATGCGAAAAGGAAGGGCAAATGTGAAGGTTCGCCTGGACAGAGCCGTGGCCACGATGGACTGGAGAGACATGTATGCTGATACTAGGGTCCAGCACCTCGTTTCCCCATGTTCAGATCATTGCCCTATCCTTGTGTCCCTCACGAAGGAAGAGAGGGGAGCTAGGAGACCTAAAAAACGCCAATATGAAGTGCTCTGGGAGAGGGCAGCTGAGTTACCAGAGAAGATTGCGCATGCATGGATGGAGGCAGGCCCTAAGGGCGATTTAGCTGCAGTGCGCAAGGGTTTAAATGAGGTCATGACAGTTTTACAGTCTTGGAGCAAACGCAAGTTTGGAAACATCCTGCGGGAATTGGACAAAGCTAGGAAACAGCTTGAGCTCCTTATGTTAAATGGAGCGAGCCAGCAAGAAATTCGTAAAGCGTCTGATCATATGCAGGAAATGCTATATCGCGAGGAGCTTCTGTGGTTGCAACGCTCTAGAATTAGCTGGCTCAAAGAAGGAGACCGTAACACTCGCTTTTTTCACCAAAAGGCAGTGTGGCGGGCGCGGAAGAATAAGATAAAGAAACTGAAGGATGATGATGGAAGCTGGCAGTCGACGCCATCTGATATGGAGAGAATGGCGACATCCTACTTTAAGGAATTGTTTACTAGAGATCCGTCCTTAAATTCAGATGACCTTGTGGGCTTGTTCCAGGAAAAGGTCACTCCAGAAATGAACGAGGCATTGTGCAAGGATTTCAGTGACGAGGAGATCGGTGACGCGCTCTTTCAAATTGGGCCGCTCAAGGCGCCTGGTGTAGATGGATTCCCGGCAAGATTTTACCAGCGAAACTGGGCGACGTTGAAAGCAGAGGTTGTCAATGCAGTAAAGGTGTTCTTCGCTACTGGAAGAATGCCAGATGGCATAAATGATACTGCCATTGTCCTTATTCCCAAAACAGATAATCCGGAGACTTTGAAAGATTTTAGGCCTATAAGCCTCTGCACGGTGTTATACAAGGTTCTATCCAAATGCATGGTCAACAGACTAAGACCAATTCTTGGGGAGCTCATCTCAAAAAATCAAAGCGCCTTCATCCCAGGAAGATTGATAACTGATAATGCTTTGGTAGCTTTCGAATGCCTTCACTTCATGGAGCAGAATTCAAATCCGAATAAGCAGTTTTGCGCTTACAAGCTGGATCTCTCAAAGGCATATGATCGGGTGGATTGGGATTTTCTTCAGAAAACGCTGCAGAGAATGGGGTTTGCACACCGGTGGGTTGATTGGATAATGTCATGTGTGACCACGGTGCGGTATACTGTTAAATTTAATGGATCCCTTCTTGATGTGTTTTCGCCTTCCCGGGGACTCCGGCAAGGTGATCCCCTGTCCCCCTTTCTGTTCCTTTTTGTTGCCGATGGTTTGTCAGCTCTGTTAAACAAGGAAGTTCAGCAGAACACAATTGAACCCATCCGTATTTGCAGGCGAGCTCCGGGCATTTCACACCTCCTGTTCGCCGATGATAGTTTGCTCTTTTTTAAGGCAGATGTGGTTCAGGCTAACAGGATTAAGCAAGTGCTAGGAGATTTCACTGGGAGTACTGGTCAGCTCATAAACCCGGGGAAGTGCTCCATCATGTTCAGCTCGTCTTGCCCTCAGATTATTCGAGATGAGATTAAGAATGCCCTGCATATATCAGCTGAGGCGTTTGAAACGAAATATTTGGGTCTGCCTACCCCCGAGGGTAGGATGAATAAAGAGAAGCTTCAAAGCATACAAGCAAAGTTAGGGAAGCGGTTAACCATCTATGAGGACAATTTCATGACACAGGCTGCTAAAGAAGTGCTCATTAAGTCTGTGGCACAGGCGCTTCCAGTTTACCTCATGGGAGTTTTTAAATTGCCATATGGACTATGTGATGAACTTACTAAAATGATTAGAGATTTCTGGTGGGGTACAGAGAATGGCCAACGGAAAGCTCATTGGATAGCCTGGGACAAGCTCCTGCGCTCCAAAAACCAGGGAGGCTTAGGGTTTAAGGACCTTCGGTTGTTCAATCAGGCCCTACTCGCTCGTCAGGCCTGGAGGCTCATCCAATTCCCGGACTCTCTCTGTGCGCAGCTGCTAAAGGCCAAATATTACCCTAATGGCAACCTGATTGATACCGTCTTCACAGGAAATGCCTCATCGACATGGTTGGCGATCGAGCACGGGCTTCAACTTCTGAAAAAGGGTGTTCTGTGGCGGGTAGGAAACGGTACAAAAATCAGAGCATGGCGCGATCCATGGATACCATGAGGGGATTTCAAGGCTAATGCACCACGTCGGAGCTGTAGGTTTCGCTGGGTGTCGGACTTCCTGACGGCAACTGGGACATGGGATAGCCAGCGAGTAAATCATTATTTCTCTCCAGAGGATGCCGTTAAGATTTTACAGATAAAGACCTCAGCGAGGAATGAGGATGACTTCCTATCTTGGGCTCCAGAGCAAAAAGGTATCTATACTGTGCGCAGTGGGTACCGCCTTGCGTTTGAGGAACATCTTCATGGTCATGGCCTTGAAGCTACTAGCAGCCGGCCAAATGGCGACCGTCCAAGCTGGAAGTTGATTTGGAAGTGCCCGGTGCCTCCTAAGGTCCAGAACCTGGTTTGGAAAATTGGTCGCAATGCCCTCGCCACGCAAGTGAATAAGCACAGACGAGGAATTAAAACTCCCCCGCTGTGTCTCATCTGTGGACGGGAAAATGAAGATACTTTCCATGTTTTCGTCCGTTGTCCGCCTGCCAGGGACCTTTGGAATGCCATGCGAGAAAAGTGGGACATCCCGGCGGATACTGAACTAAAGAACACGGGAACGGAGTGGCTGTTACAACTTATTCATGGCCTGTCGGAGGAACAGCGAGCTAGAACCTTCATGCTGCTTTGGCGGATCTGGTATGTGCACAACGAGATCACCCACGACAAGCCTCTGCCATCTGTGGAGGGTTCGCGACGTTTCCTGCTAAGCTACCTGGAATCTCTCATGCTGATTAAGCAATGCCCCGACAAAGATTTGGAGAAGGGGAAGATGGTTGTATCCCATGACAAGGGGTTCAAACGAACCCATGATCCAAGCGTGGGAAggcagaaggaaaagaagaagtggATTCCTCCTAAACCGGGCGAACTCAAGGTTAATGTGGATGGGTCCTGGGCGCCTAGTGGAGCAGCTGGGGTTGGGATGGTAATCAGGAATAGTGAAGGCAATGTCGTACTGGCCGCTTGCCGTCAGTTGACTGGCTGTCAGGACGCTACAGAAGCGGAGATCACGGCGCTGGAAGATGGCCTGAAGTTGGCGCTACTATGGACGCACCTGCCTCTTACTATTGAGACAGACTGTGCggtggcgtgatacgtctccaacgtatcgataatttctgatgttccatgcttgttttatgacaatacttacatgttttgcttgcactttatgatgtttttatgcgttttccggaactaacctattaacaagatgccacagtgccagttcctgttttctgctgtttttggttccagaaaggctgttcgggcaatattctcggaattggacgaaatcaacgccaaagatcttatttttcccgggaggctccagaacaccgaaggggagacggagaggaggcccagggccccgacaccacaaggccgcgcgggcaggcccctggccgcgccggcctatgaggagggcgccctggtgcccctctgacgccgcctcttcgcctatttaacccctttcgacctaaaaacaccgtaccacttgacgaaactccagaaagactccaggggcgccgccgccatcgcgaaactccaattcgggggacagaagtctctgtcccggcaccctgccgggacggggaagtgcccccggaagccatctccatcaacgccatcgcctccatcatgctccgtgagtagttcccccatggactacgggttctagctgtagctagttggtattctctcccccatgtacttcaatacaatgatctcatgagctgccttacatgattgagatccatctgatgtaatcggtgttgtgtttgttgggatccgatggatgatacattatgattagtctatctataaagtttgtgaagttattgttgctgcaatcttgttatgcttaatgcttgtcactagggccagagtggcatgatcttagatttgagctctatacttattgcttagattgtatctacaagttgtatgcacatgtcactgtccggaaccaaaggccccgaagtgacagaaatcgggacaaccggaggggatggcggtgatgtgagggacacatgttttcacggagtgttaatgctttgctccggtgctctattaaaaggagtaccttactcTCCaggagattcccttgaggcccggctgccaccggctggtaggacaatagatgttgtgcaagtttctcattgcgagcacgtacgactaaatatggaaaacatgcctacatgattaatgaattgatgttctttcttaatgccttatcaatcctatcaattgcccaactgtaatttgttcacccaacacttgttattggagagttaccactagtgtagatagctgggaaccccggtccatctttcatcatcatatactcgttctacatgtcaactattttctggtaccattgctctcatattgctattactgctgctgtgttactgttactactgctctcatattactgctactttcacatcacccctgttactagtgcttttccaggtgcagctgaattgacaactcagttgttaaggcttataagtattctttacctccccttgtgtcgaatcaataaattgggtaatacttccctcgaagactgttgcgatcccctatacttgtgggtcatcaagactattttctggcgccgttgccggggaggcatagctctactcataagttcacctggggagtacactctacctctctctctgcttttattttattttgtcttgctagtttatttctgtctagtttatttgtgcttagtttatttctgtctagttttaatttgcttagtttacttttgcttagtttatttttgtcttgttttattttcctcatatacccaaaaatccataaaaatttgaaaaacctaaaaattaaaaattgctgttatgggagaaccaacaaactacttggagcttatagaatgttataataattatagagaatcaagaagtggtaaaataatgagtgctatgatagaaaaattgaatacaattgctagaatcttgcttagacgccatgatataaactgttgctctcaacatgatactaaacatcttaaatttcaatgtggctctagtgaggaatttttaattaagaactataatcggaattgctatattcattatgggttcgaagaggtagaacaatttgtcttatttatgggagcctccgagatagaatccttcatggttgagaattatgaaacttgtgctatttgtaaggaccttaaagattatgtctctactatccttaattcttgcatagaatgctacagtaggaatccttatatccttgattataaagagagacacattaatacacaagaatgcactcacaatttgcaggaaccggtggaagaagaaattgatgaacctgaaagctcattggatgaaaaagaggaggaaattgatgaacctgaaagctcattggatgaaaaagaagaggagagtgatgaacaaaaggaggaagaatggattagctacccatgccaaccttctaatgagagtaactcttcatctcttacactatttgattgtcctccatgcttaccgaaagaggttgaatgttatgttcctgtggattctcttgaaatatttcctataagtaaaacttgtgagaatgattatgctactgttatatatgataatccatgctactttgataaatcttat encodes:
- the LOC139831553 gene encoding uncharacterized protein, with protein sequence MRHRLGLKGFAGHSSDGLSGGLALFWHESLVVEVKAINERMIDVYVRESPNAPQWHLTCVYGEPRVENRHLMWDALRAIRAESDLPWLVVGDFNEALWPEEHISATARPAGQMQAFRDVLNDCRLTDLGFAGVPYTFDNMRKGRANVKVRLDRAVATMDWRDMYADTRVQHLVSPCSDHCPILVSLTKEERGARRPKKRQYEVLWERAAELPEKIAHAWMEAGPKGDLAAVRKGLNEVMTVLQSWSKRKFGNILRELDKARKQLELLMLNGASQQEIRKASDHMQEMLYREELLWLQRSRISWLKEGDRNTRFFHQKAVWRARKNKIKKLKDDDGSWQSTPSDMERMATSYFKELFTRDPSLNSDDLVGLFQEKVTPEMNEALCKDFSDEEIGDALFQIGPLKAPGVDGFPARFYQRNWATLKAEVVNAVKVFFATGRMPDGINDTAIVLIPKTDNPETLKDFRPISLCTVLYKVLSKCMVNRLRPILGELISKNQSAFIPGRLITDNALVAFECLHFMEQNSNPNKQFCAYKLDLSKAYDRVDWDFLQKTLQRMGFAHRWVDWIMSCVTTVRYTVKFNGSLLDVFSPSRGLRQGDPLSPFLFLFVADGLSALLNKEVQQNTIEPIRICRRAPGISHLLFADDSLLFFKADVVQANRIKQVLGDFTGSTGQLINPGKCSIMFSSSCPQIIRDEIKNALHISAEAFETKYLGLPTPEGRMNKEKLQSIQAKLGKRLTIYEDNFMTQAAKEVLIKSVAQALPVYLMGVFKLPYGLCDELTKMIRDFWWGTENGQRKAHWIAWDKLLRSKNQGGLGFKDLRLFNQALLARQAWRLIQFPDSLCAQLLKAKYYPNGNLIDTVFTGNASSTWLAIEHGLQLLKKGVLWRVGNEDAVKILQIKTSARNEDDFLSWAPEQKGIYTVRSGYRLAFEEHLHGHGLEATSSRPNGDRPSWKLIWKCPVPPKVQNLVWKIGRNALATQVNKHRRGIKTPPLCLICGRENEDTFHVFVRCPPARDLWNAMREKWDIPADTELKNTGTEWLLQLIHGLSEEQRARTFMLLWRIWYVHNEITHDKPLPSVEGSRRFLLSYLESLMLIKQCPDKDLEKGKMVVSHDKGFKRTHDPSVGRQKEKKKWIPPKPGELKVNVDGSWAPSGAAGVGMVIRNSEGNVVLAACRQLTGCQDATEAEITALEDGLKLALLWTHLPLTIETDCAVA